In Mixta intestinalis, the following are encoded in one genomic region:
- a CDS encoding amino acid permease codes for MKQQGWKLQDTIWTLGLYGTTVGAGTLFLPIEIGARGPIIFIIMLLLGLPLSLLPHLVLGRIYMSEPDRQRLPALSTWFGPRGDRIMTLLYCIAFYPVMLVYGISLVSALDNFLIERLHFASVNQGLLTLICMVVLFGILSKGRDRVVGTMSVLALPFAIAIIAIAVVQIPHWRWENVADALHALPNTPAATTFKNIWLTLPLITFSFCCAPIISPLAAHYQEQGDAPRAFRVIRIAYLAIFLSIIFFVLSCVLSMPHDIFAEAKEKNLNVLSIISSPDNSGILFYIAPFIAIVGMTKSFLGVSLSVTETFSDFTVRLFNCRSERGRKLSQAAAVLSMYVVTSLIVYTNPNVITLIEAFCGPLIAIILFLIPAWLIYNKPALAFLRGGRALSILLGGLATLSALLYAMV; via the coding sequence ATGAAACAGCAGGGTTGGAAGCTCCAGGATACTATCTGGACGCTGGGTTTGTATGGCACGACGGTTGGTGCGGGGACGCTTTTCCTGCCGATTGAGATCGGTGCCCGTGGGCCGATTATTTTTATCATTATGCTGTTGCTGGGGCTGCCGCTCTCGCTGTTACCGCATCTGGTGCTGGGGCGAATTTATATGAGCGAGCCCGATCGTCAGCGGCTACCGGCGTTAAGCACCTGGTTTGGACCACGCGGCGATCGCATCATGACGTTGCTTTACTGCATCGCCTTTTATCCGGTGATGCTGGTTTACGGTATTTCGCTGGTCAGCGCGCTGGATAATTTCTTAATTGAGCGGCTACATTTTGCCAGCGTCAATCAGGGATTGCTGACGTTAATCTGTATGGTGGTGTTGTTCGGTATCCTGAGCAAAGGACGTGACAGGGTGGTTGGCACCATGAGTGTACTGGCACTGCCGTTTGCCATTGCCATTATTGCTATTGCTGTAGTGCAGATCCCACACTGGCGCTGGGAAAATGTTGCCGACGCGCTGCATGCTTTGCCAAATACGCCCGCTGCGACCACGTTTAAAAATATCTGGCTAACGCTGCCGCTTATTACCTTCTCTTTCTGCTGTGCGCCGATTATTTCGCCGCTGGCCGCGCACTATCAGGAACAAGGTGACGCGCCGCGTGCATTTCGCGTTATCCGCATTGCTTATCTGGCTATTTTTCTTAGCATTATTTTCTTTGTGTTGAGCTGCGTACTTAGTATGCCGCACGATATTTTTGCCGAGGCAAAAGAGAAAAACCTGAACGTGCTGTCGATTATCTCCTCGCCAGATAACAGCGGAATATTGTTTTATATCGCGCCGTTTATCGCTATTGTCGGGATGACGAAGTCTTTTCTGGGCGTTTCGCTGTCGGTAACGGAAACCTTTAGCGACTTTACCGTGCGGCTGTTTAACTGTCGCAGTGAAAGAGGGCGCAAGCTTAGCCAGGCAGCGGCGGTACTGTCGATGTATGTGGTTACCTCGCTAATCGTTTATACCAATCCAAACGTGATTACGCTGATTGAAGCATTCTGCGGCCCACTTATCGCGATTATTCTGTTCCTGATTCCAGCCTGGCTGATTTACAACAAACCCGCACTTGCGTTTTTACGCGGTGGGCGGGCATTGAGTATTCTGCTTGGCGGCCTCGCCACGCTGTCAGCGCTGCTTTACGCGATGGTGTAA
- a CDS encoding sensor domain-containing diguanylate cyclase, which yields MNISKKISGAFVLQSSLGKTMAIFMLLLLTAVLIVSAWTLDRSWQRKLHDTESDAVNLSVSQARQAEDTFLQTELVLRAMQREIPDGGPNSLDKNTVNAILAEMKSNLPQLNGLFIYDAQGNWIATSASHVPGAMNNSDREYFIYHRQNRHGGVHIGHVIRSRTTGDLVIPVSLRLNDAAGGFTGVALATVRVDSFRRFYSYFELGDGDLLALLLDDGTTLYVRPFPDAFINRSLSASPLFTTQLMRSDRGKGTWRSALDNKERIFGYARSGQYPLIVAAGFDKSELWTQWLHDSLPDLVLNGTLLLIIILIGTVVLRQVRTNVENQIELTALRDELTTINQTLQAMALLDGLTGLANRRQFDIFLMQSLKRSALSGKSMALIMLDIDYFKLYNDTYGHVAGDNCLRRVGETLKNIPVRQTDLIARYGGEEFAIILPDATLEVAQRIAESAVDAVRAIAMPHGSTRLATGTVTISAGGFALIANGEAQDAQQLKEGADRALYQAKNNGRNQAVVMPPG from the coding sequence ATGAATATTAGCAAAAAAATTTCCGGCGCTTTTGTACTGCAATCCTCACTCGGCAAGACGATGGCTATCTTTATGCTGCTGTTGCTGACGGCGGTGCTGATTGTCAGCGCCTGGACGCTGGATCGCTCATGGCAGCGAAAACTGCACGATACCGAAAGCGATGCGGTTAACCTGTCGGTATCGCAGGCGCGCCAGGCTGAAGATACGTTTCTGCAAACGGAACTTGTGCTGCGCGCCATGCAGCGAGAAATTCCTGACGGTGGTCCGAATAGCCTCGATAAAAATACAGTTAACGCGATACTGGCAGAGATGAAAAGTAACCTGCCGCAACTGAACGGCCTGTTTATTTATGACGCACAGGGCAACTGGATCGCCACCTCGGCATCGCACGTGCCTGGCGCAATGAATAACAGTGACCGGGAATACTTTATCTATCATCGCCAGAATCGGCACGGCGGCGTACACATTGGTCATGTTATTCGTAGCCGCACCACCGGCGATCTGGTCATTCCGGTTTCGCTGCGCCTGAATGACGCCGCCGGAGGGTTCACCGGCGTGGCGCTGGCTACGGTACGCGTCGATTCTTTTCGTCGCTTCTACAGCTATTTTGAGTTAGGCGATGGCGATCTGCTGGCGCTGCTGCTGGATGACGGCACTACGCTTTACGTGCGCCCTTTCCCCGATGCCTTTATTAATCGCAGTCTCTCCGCCAGCCCGCTGTTTACCACGCAGCTGATGCGTTCGGATCGTGGGAAAGGTACATGGCGCTCGGCGCTGGATAATAAAGAGCGCATTTTCGGCTATGCACGCTCCGGCCAGTATCCGCTGATTGTGGCGGCGGGCTTTGATAAATCAGAGCTGTGGACGCAGTGGCTGCATGACAGTCTGCCCGATCTGGTATTAAACGGTACGCTACTGCTGATTATTATTCTGATTGGTACTGTGGTACTGCGTCAGGTACGTACTAATGTAGAGAACCAGATTGAGCTTACCGCGCTGCGCGATGAGCTGACCACTATCAATCAGACGTTACAGGCGATGGCCCTGCTGGATGGCCTGACCGGCCTGGCGAATCGGCGACAGTTTGATATTTTCCTGATGCAAAGCCTGAAACGTTCAGCGCTCAGCGGTAAATCAATGGCGCTGATTATGCTGGATATCGATTACTTCAAGCTTTACAACGATACCTACGGTCACGTTGCCGGTGATAACTGTCTGCGGCGTGTCGGGGAAACGTTAAAAAATATTCCGGTACGACAAACGGATTTGATCGCCCGCTACGGCGGCGAAGAGTTTGCCATTATTCTGCCGGACGCCACACTGGAAGTGGCACAACGTATAGCTGAAAGTGCCGTTGATGCAGTGCGCGCTATTGCCATGCCCCATGGGAGTACCCGCCTGGCGACGGGAACCGTTACTATCAGCGCGGGAGGCTTTGCTCTGATCGCCAACGGCGAGGCGCAGGACGCCCAGCAGCTTAAGGAAGGAGCAGACCGGGCGCTTTATCAGGCTAAAAATAACGGCCGTAACCAGGCAGTGGTGATGCCTCCCGGCTGA
- a CDS encoding glycosyltransferase family 25 protein yields MKIFVINLEGSSERRLKMQRQMDALNLSFEFIKAVDGRLMSDKEITQVTSIPNYAFLPGEIGCALSHQLIYKKMTHENIDTALILEDDVVLSEDICAILKNLNLSNYRPEVILLSRVNKHLQKSIRPITKEYSLHKTHQATTAHSYLINKSAAESLLNNLYPVWMTADKWTLFEELSFLRVYSVIPHPVALSDESNDSTINMNKGNSDFNKKKREIWQQLMSKRPIKAKIKHRYRRAIVPLFNKIVDQGKG; encoded by the coding sequence ATGAAAATATTCGTTATTAACCTGGAAGGATCATCCGAAAGGCGACTAAAAATGCAGAGACAGATGGATGCTCTCAATTTGTCTTTTGAATTTATTAAAGCGGTTGACGGTAGGTTGATGTCCGATAAGGAGATTACGCAGGTAACCAGTATCCCTAACTACGCTTTTTTGCCGGGTGAAATAGGCTGCGCGCTGAGTCATCAGCTCATATATAAAAAAATGACACATGAGAATATTGATACTGCTTTAATTTTAGAAGATGATGTTGTCCTGAGTGAGGATATCTGCGCGATCCTGAAAAACCTCAATTTAAGTAATTATCGTCCTGAGGTAATTTTACTTAGCCGAGTTAATAAGCATCTGCAAAAATCCATCAGGCCTATAACCAAAGAATATTCACTACATAAAACGCATCAGGCAACAACAGCGCACAGTTACTTAATTAATAAATCAGCGGCGGAATCGTTACTCAATAATCTTTATCCCGTCTGGATGACAGCAGATAAGTGGACACTTTTTGAAGAACTGTCTTTCTTACGCGTTTACTCGGTTATTCCTCATCCAGTGGCCCTTTCTGATGAATCAAATGATTCGACGATAAATATGAACAAGGGTAACTCTGATTTTAATAAAAAGAAGAGAGAAATATGGCAGCAATTAATGTCGAAGCGCCCGATCAAAGCAAAGATAAAACATCGTTATCGACGAGCTATTGTTCCCCTGTTCAATAAAATCGTCGATCAGGGCAAAGGATAA
- a CDS encoding AzlD family protein yields MSLTVLTIVLMALTTYLTRIAGYLLLRDRTLSPRIKAVMEAAPGCVLITVIAPHFASGNPADLLAMAISLLAAMRFSLLPVVAISVISAALLRHLL; encoded by the coding sequence ATGAGCCTGACCGTTTTGACCATTGTGCTGATGGCGCTGACCACTTACCTGACGCGCATTGCCGGTTATCTGCTGCTGCGCGATCGCACGCTAAGCCCGCGCATTAAAGCGGTAATGGAGGCGGCTCCCGGCTGTGTGTTAATTACCGTTATCGCCCCGCATTTCGCCAGCGGTAATCCAGCCGATCTGCTGGCAATGGCCATTTCCCTGCTGGCCGCTATGCGTTTTTCATTGCTGCCGGTAGTGGCGATCAGCGTCATTTCTGCCGCCCTGCTACGCCACCTGCTCTGA
- a CDS encoding Lrp/AsnC family transcriptional regulator — MDELDFRILRELQKDGRIPNNVLAEKVGLSPSPCLRRVKQLEESGAIARYVAILNPVAMGLDMTVFVRVWLRSQDAETVDNFARKVSALPQVVECHLMVGDCDFLLRVVAADLNAYRQFQIDHLARISGVQSLKTELPMQTIKQTSELPLG, encoded by the coding sequence ATGGACGAACTGGATTTTCGGATACTGCGGGAGCTGCAAAAAGATGGGCGCATTCCCAATAATGTGCTGGCGGAAAAGGTGGGCCTGTCGCCGTCGCCCTGCCTGCGCCGGGTAAAGCAGCTGGAGGAAAGCGGAGCGATTGCGCGTTACGTCGCCATCCTTAATCCAGTGGCGATGGGGTTGGACATGACGGTATTTGTGCGCGTCTGGCTGCGTAGCCAGGATGCGGAAACCGTCGATAATTTTGCCCGTAAAGTGAGTGCGTTGCCGCAGGTGGTGGAGTGTCATCTGATGGTTGGCGACTGTGATTTTCTGCTGCGTGTGGTTGCCGCCGATCTGAACGCCTATCGCCAGTTTCAGATCGATCATCTGGCGCGTATCAGCGGCGTACAAAGCCTGAAAACGGAGCTGCCGATGCAGACTATCAAGCAAACATCGGAGCTTCCGCTGGGATAA
- a CDS encoding DUF3313 domain-containing protein: MLTLLKSGSKLSAFILVGVLAGCSSKVTEKSQYSGFLDDYSTLRPEKTSQGQQTLRWVSPAWRQNSYHNVYFAPVVYYPNPEPNERVSAATLEQIRAYTEQQLKNAVGQKFTLLPQPQPGSLIIKAAITAVTAENKSMQFYEVVPVAAVVASTMAATGHRTQNAVLFLEAEAIDATTHEPVIKVVRKGYGKSVPNSTTPVTLAEVKQAIDEMVTDTIAFPTY, translated from the coding sequence ATGCTTACTTTATTAAAAAGTGGTAGCAAATTAAGTGCTTTTATACTGGTTGGTGTACTGGCTGGCTGCTCATCAAAAGTCACTGAAAAGAGCCAATATTCCGGTTTCCTCGACGACTACTCTACATTAAGGCCAGAGAAAACATCCCAGGGCCAGCAGACGCTGCGTTGGGTTTCACCCGCCTGGCGGCAGAATAGCTATCACAACGTCTATTTTGCTCCCGTTGTTTATTATCCCAACCCAGAGCCCAACGAGCGGGTCAGTGCAGCTACGCTGGAACAAATTCGGGCATATACGGAGCAACAGCTTAAAAATGCCGTCGGGCAAAAATTTACTCTGCTGCCACAGCCGCAGCCAGGCAGCCTTATCATTAAAGCGGCCATCACGGCAGTAACGGCAGAAAATAAAAGTATGCAGTTTTATGAGGTAGTGCCGGTGGCCGCCGTTGTCGCCAGCACGATGGCCGCTACCGGGCATCGTACACAAAATGCCGTGCTGTTTCTTGAAGCTGAAGCTATTGATGCAACAACGCATGAACCGGTTATTAAAGTTGTACGTAAAGGGTATGGCAAAAGTGTGCCTAACAGTACGACGCCCGTCACTTTAGCAGAGGTAAAACAGGCAATTGATGAGATGGTTACTGATACGATAGCGTTTCCAACATATTAG
- a CDS encoding AzlC family ABC transporter permease, whose protein sequence is MHRNVTSESRLFDEIQRGALISIPIVIGFIPFGLLLGAQAAQKSFSFFSLTMMTGLNFAGGSEFAAIALWTSPPHILTIVLISLLINSRHLLMGAAMTPLLAPLPPRKALLALFFMCDECWAMSMNDAARRREQGKPAFSGGFYAGVAATLWFCWVLSTGIGVIIGPVLGDITRWGFDMAFPAVFLVLLKGMWKGARAALPWLVSLICAATTWHFVPGAAYVPAGALSGVAAILLLNRKAS, encoded by the coding sequence ATGCACCGTAATGTTACATCTGAAAGCCGTTTGTTTGATGAGATTCAGCGAGGAGCGCTGATATCTATTCCCATTGTTATTGGATTTATCCCGTTTGGCCTGTTGCTTGGCGCCCAGGCAGCGCAAAAGAGTTTTTCTTTTTTCTCGCTGACCATGATGACCGGCCTGAATTTTGCCGGTGGCTCAGAGTTTGCGGCTATTGCACTCTGGACCTCGCCGCCGCATATCCTCACCATCGTGCTGATTAGCCTGCTGATTAACAGCCGCCATTTATTGATGGGCGCGGCGATGACGCCGCTGCTTGCCCCGCTTCCGCCACGTAAAGCGTTATTAGCGCTGTTCTTTATGTGCGATGAGTGTTGGGCAATGAGCATGAATGATGCGGCCCGCCGCCGTGAACAGGGTAAGCCCGCGTTCAGCGGCGGCTTCTATGCTGGCGTGGCAGCAACGCTATGGTTCTGTTGGGTGCTCTCTACCGGCATTGGCGTTATTATCGGGCCGGTATTGGGAGATATCACGCGCTGGGGCTTCGATATGGCTTTCCCCGCCGTGTTTCTGGTGCTGCTGAAAGGGATGTGGAAAGGTGCACGGGCGGCGCTGCCGTGGCTGGTCAGCCTGATCTGCGCAGCCACCACCTGGCACTTTGTTCCGGGCGCTGCCTACGTACCGGCAGGCGCGCTTTCCGGCGTCGCGGCAATTCTTTTACTTAACAGGAAAGCATCATGA
- a CDS encoding phage baseplate protein, with protein sequence MTKMFKTPFAAQGDRTAVPVETQADGSVSYTQGYGYDYERDQTTDPAAKDIEREKMNALFHDVTEAVGEVQSFGAAVWSEDGKPYAIRSQAYYGKKLWQSKIENNNEEPGKGSGWIEFKADVNPVDMLYPVGIVTWFAQNKDPNALFPGTTWKYIGENRTVRLASANGSDVMTTGGSDSVTLAVGNIPAHGHTFSATTSAFDYGTKTSSSFNHGNKTTSSFDYGTKTTNTTGNHTHTISPALSGGGSIRSANLDWSGPASTNTGAAGNHAHTVAIGAHSHTVAIGAHSHTVGIGAHSHSVSGNTANTGSGTAFTVANSFIKLMGWYRSA encoded by the coding sequence ATGACAAAAATGTTTAAAACGCCCTTCGCTGCGCAGGGTGACAGGACTGCTGTGCCTGTAGAAACGCAGGCTGACGGTTCGGTGTCTTACACTCAGGGCTACGGCTATGACTATGAGCGCGATCAGACGACAGATCCGGCAGCGAAGGATATTGAACGTGAGAAGATGAATGCGCTTTTTCACGATGTTACTGAAGCCGTGGGGGAAGTTCAGTCATTCGGTGCCGCCGTTTGGTCTGAGGATGGAAAACCTTACGCAATTCGGTCACAGGCTTACTACGGTAAAAAATTGTGGCAATCGAAGATTGAAAACAACAATGAAGAACCGGGCAAGGGTAGCGGATGGATAGAATTCAAAGCCGATGTAAACCCTGTCGATATGCTGTACCCGGTCGGGATTGTGACGTGGTTTGCGCAGAACAAAGATCCTAACGCGCTTTTCCCCGGCACTACGTGGAAATATATAGGGGAGAACCGCACGGTGCGTCTGGCCAGCGCTAACGGCAGCGATGTGATGACAACGGGTGGTTCCGATTCGGTTACGCTGGCAGTAGGGAATATCCCTGCACACGGCCATACGTTTTCGGCTACTACCAGTGCGTTTGATTACGGTACGAAAACGTCGAGTAGCTTTAATCATGGGAATAAAACCACAAGTTCATTCGATTACGGTACTAAAACTACGAATACAACAGGTAACCATACCCATACGATATCGCCAGCATTGTCTGGCGGGGGGAGTATCCGGTCTGCAAATCTTGACTGGTCAGGCCCTGCCAGTACAAATACTGGCGCTGCGGGGAACCATGCTCATACGGTAGCTATCGGGGCACATTCACATACAGTTGCTATAGGTGCTCATAGCCATACTGTTGGGATTGGTGCTCACTCACATTCTGTTTCAGGGAATACAGCAAATACAGGTTCTGGAACAGCTTTTACTGTAGCTAACTCATTTATTAAATTGATGGGCTGGTATCGAAGTGCATAA
- a CDS encoding DUF2612 domain-containing protein, whose protein sequence is MTIQSLDFHSDLLKAILWQYENSDNIKALAHYKSAWFNRATVEFWRNWYRDVFNIDTANDFGLAVWGRILDVPLGIDVPPSDKNKIGYGFGANKHNFKSNFRRNADYTLTLTTAQKRLLVRMRYFTLTESPTITNINAFLQRFFSDENGKVFVLDPLDMSYIWYVFNFNPDERLRLLLDNFDLLPRPSGVGAKYRIVTRQAFGFGENRKNFTNNFGN, encoded by the coding sequence GTCCCTTGATTTTCATTCCGACTTGCTGAAAGCCATTCTGTGGCAGTATGAAAATTCGGATAATATTAAAGCACTGGCACACTATAAATCAGCCTGGTTCAACCGGGCGACGGTGGAGTTCTGGCGTAACTGGTATCGCGATGTGTTTAATATCGATACCGCGAATGATTTTGGTCTGGCGGTATGGGGGCGTATTCTGGATGTGCCGCTGGGTATTGATGTTCCACCCAGCGACAAAAATAAAATCGGTTATGGTTTCGGCGCTAATAAGCACAATTTTAAATCCAATTTCAGGCGCAACGCCGATTACACGCTGACATTAACCACAGCGCAAAAGCGTCTGCTGGTGAGAATGCGCTATTTCACCCTGACGGAAAGCCCGACAATTACTAATATCAACGCCTTTCTTCAGCGTTTTTTCAGCGATGAGAACGGCAAAGTATTTGTTCTCGATCCCCTCGATATGTCTTACATCTGGTACGTGTTTAATTTCAACCCCGATGAAAGATTGCGCCTGCTGCTTGATAACTTTGACCTGCTACCCCGACCTTCGGGAGTAGGGGCTAAATACCGTATTGTCACCCGTCAGGCATTCGGCTTTGGCGAAAACCGTAAAAACTTCACAAATAACTTCGGAAACTAA
- a CDS encoding acyltransferase family protein, with the protein MRYRSDIDGLRAVAVLFVLMFHGGLSVFPSGFIGVDIFFVISGFLITSIISTSLKNQSFSLSEFYVRRLWRLQPALITVVIFTLVLTTIFYLPTDFIDYIRSAKYTTLFTSNQYFARSTTGYAAPDTANLLLLHTWSLSIEWQWYLLLPAGVLLLNRYFSDKTLKIATVAITIGMLGLSLYLSDKYPNKSYYFLSPRIFEFMIGSCLVVLNHERLKLTQSIASVLGVLSLATIIYCATRTNIVLGYPDYHAVIVSIASALLILVGTSTNGIASRILSLSPLVFIGSISYSLYLWHWPIFATGRYLGLTENTIFKISCYAVTFIAAYLSYIFIEKPCRKIRWTLTKSLSILALVPAGFFLVLYPVSEKYKGFNIRFGSEYARIESTLQKYASPYRESCLNGNTDGTDKNCIVGDISSNKRALLIGDSNSNHFWSFFDVLAKDAHMSVTVQGTSSCLTLPGIYQFDWWYFKNTVYQECHDNTERYYDNIKKGKFDYVIIGEVWMNYAGNNIINRIGDKRSVDLSRERIEVAMRKALDIIVKSGARPVIIKTIYTMPPNYMNCFYQHIKTRKDYISNSCNPTLWGGDNNEWFTQIFNKMKKDYPSLIVIDPKDVQCSGKTCKTDIDGVPVYRDVGHFTDYASYKFGEEYLIQSGNPFR; encoded by the coding sequence ATGCGTTACCGTTCAGACATTGATGGATTAAGGGCAGTTGCAGTGTTGTTCGTTCTCATGTTCCACGGGGGACTGAGTGTTTTCCCATCTGGTTTTATTGGTGTTGATATATTTTTTGTTATTTCTGGATTTTTAATAACATCAATAATCAGCACATCTTTAAAAAACCAATCGTTTTCTCTATCTGAATTTTATGTTCGCCGTTTGTGGAGGCTACAACCAGCATTAATTACTGTTGTGATTTTCACTTTAGTACTGACAACGATATTCTACTTACCTACCGATTTCATTGATTATATAAGGAGCGCAAAATACACTACCTTATTCACTTCAAATCAGTATTTTGCTCGCTCAACCACCGGGTATGCAGCACCAGACACTGCAAATCTGTTACTACTGCATACCTGGTCGTTATCCATCGAATGGCAATGGTATCTACTGTTACCTGCTGGGGTGTTACTTCTCAATCGCTATTTTTCAGATAAAACGCTAAAAATAGCAACGGTTGCCATTACCATCGGTATGCTGGGGTTATCACTTTACCTTTCTGATAAGTATCCAAATAAAAGCTATTATTTTTTAAGTCCTCGTATTTTTGAATTTATGATCGGTAGCTGTCTTGTCGTGTTAAATCATGAGCGATTAAAATTAACGCAAAGCATCGCTTCTGTTTTGGGCGTTCTGTCTTTAGCCACTATAATCTATTGCGCAACCAGAACAAACATCGTACTTGGATATCCTGATTATCACGCAGTGATTGTTAGTATAGCCAGCGCGTTACTAATTTTAGTCGGCACTTCGACTAATGGTATCGCATCACGTATATTATCTCTTTCCCCATTGGTTTTTATAGGCTCAATCTCATACTCTTTATACCTTTGGCATTGGCCTATCTTCGCCACTGGACGATACTTAGGGCTAACAGAAAACACCATTTTTAAGATTTCCTGCTACGCGGTAACGTTCATTGCTGCATATCTCTCCTATATATTCATTGAGAAACCATGCAGAAAAATACGCTGGACATTAACTAAATCCCTTTCAATACTGGCACTCGTACCAGCAGGGTTTTTCTTGGTTTTATACCCTGTCAGTGAAAAATACAAAGGTTTTAATATCCGCTTCGGTTCGGAGTACGCCCGTATCGAATCCACTTTGCAAAAATATGCATCTCCTTATAGAGAGTCGTGCCTCAATGGGAATACTGATGGCACAGATAAAAATTGCATCGTGGGAGATATTAGTTCCAACAAGCGAGCATTATTAATTGGTGATTCTAACTCTAATCATTTCTGGAGTTTTTTCGATGTTCTCGCAAAAGATGCTCACATGTCAGTTACAGTTCAAGGGACATCTTCGTGCCTAACACTACCCGGTATTTATCAGTTTGACTGGTGGTATTTTAAAAACACAGTTTACCAAGAGTGCCACGATAACACCGAAAGATATTACGACAATATCAAGAAAGGCAAGTTTGATTATGTGATCATCGGCGAGGTGTGGATGAACTATGCTGGTAACAATATTATTAATCGCATAGGTGACAAACGTTCTGTTGATTTGTCACGGGAAAGAATTGAAGTCGCCATGAGAAAAGCATTGGATATCATCGTAAAATCTGGAGCACGCCCGGTCATCATTAAAACAATCTACACCATGCCACCAAACTACATGAATTGTTTTTACCAGCACATTAAGACGAGGAAGGATTACATCTCTAACAGTTGTAACCCTACTCTATGGGGAGGGGACAATAATGAATGGTTTACTCAGATATTCAATAAAATGAAGAAAGATTATCCCTCATTGATCGTGATAGATCCTAAAGATGTACAGTGTTCGGGTAAAACCTGCAAAACAGATATTGATGGCGTTCCTGTTTATCGTGATGTAGGCCATTTCACCGATTACGCATCTTATAAGTTTGGTGAAGAATACCTAATTCAATCAGGTAACCCATTTCGATAA